One genomic window of Arachis stenosperma cultivar V10309 chromosome 10, arast.V10309.gnm1.PFL2, whole genome shotgun sequence includes the following:
- the LOC130957315 gene encoding uncharacterized protein LOC130957315: protein MTADDAMQSDALIQGQCIIKGRFLTVLYDSGASHSFVSLTVARELGLDFSELNFDLIVHTPASQNALTSLVCLQVPFTIRNRTFIHDLICLPLCGLEVILGLDWLSKYHVFLDCYERTTIIPSDSLDIKPFLSHTLYLNSVRVALDGSDCEGYVLLAASSNDSELSLE from the coding sequence ATGACTGCTGATGATGCTATGCAATCAGACGCCCTGATCCAAGGTCAGTGCATTATCAAAGGTCGATTTCTAACTGTACTGTATGACTCGGGTGCATCGCATTCCTTTGTTTCTTTAACTGTTGCTCGTGAGTTGGGACTAGATTTCTCTGAGTTGAACTTTGATCTAATTGTCCATACACCTGCGTCCCAAAATGCTTTGACTAGTTTAGTGTGCCTGCAAGTACCATTCACTATTAGGAACAGAACTTTTATACATGATCTAATCTGTTTGCCTCTATGTGGTTTAGAAGTTATTCTAGGGTTAGATTGGTTATCTAAGTATCATGTTTTCCTTGATTGCTATGAAAGAACTACTATTATTCCGTCTGATAGTTTAGATATTAAACCATTTCTGTCTCATACTTTATATCTGAATTCTGTAAGAGTTGCATTAGACGGGAGTGATTGTGAGGGGTACGTTCTGTTAGCGGCTAGCTCGAATGATAGTGAACTAAGCCTAGAATGA
- the LOC130957314 gene encoding uncharacterized protein LOC130957314, protein MGSRRRGVREGIPNVNYEREQETFMTTMNAVAEAVREAAVAAARAVDRLGVRNGNENEHGEDSGNNENNLGHLERPMTLATFLKHVPEGQHVEFATYMLEGEAEHWWQGIQRLLQQDEGDIPWNTFKDEFYKKYFPRAARDAKEMELMQLKQGNTTIAEYAHKFDDLCRFSKICQGNPADFEEWKCLKFEGGLREDLMSSVVPLEIRNFAELVNKCKLVEKCAKKVIASKASRQGFPPRNYNSYNWQPRRTNFKTPGVPQRRNPQAGNAPARPTGGNGGRPRQDNGKRP, encoded by the exons ATGGGTTCACGGAGACGAGGCGTACGGGAAGGAATTCCTAATGTTAACTACGAGAGGGAACAGGAGACGTTTATGACTACCATGAACGCTGTGGCTGAGGCAGTGCGTGAGGCTGCAGTAGCAGCGGCTAGGGCTGTTGATCGTCTTGGAGTGAGAAACGGGAATGAGAATGAGCATGGGGAAGATAGTGGAAATAATGAGAATAACTTAGGGCATCTCGAAAGACCTATGACCCTTGCGACTTTTCTGAAG CATGTTCCAGAAGGCCAACACGTGGAGTTCGCTACTTATATGCTGGAAGGAGAAGCTGAGCATTGGTGGCAGGGGATACAGCGACTGTTGCAACAAGATGAAGGCGATATTCCTTGGAATACTTTTAAGGACGAATTTTATAAGAAGTATTTTCCGAGGGCAGCTCGTGATGCTAAGGAGATGGAACTTATGCAGCTGAAACAGGGTAATACAACTATTGCAGAATATGCCCATAAGTTTGATGACTTGTGCCGTTTCTCCAAGATCTGCCAAGGGAATCCTGCTGACTTTGAAGAATGGAAGTGTTTGAAGTTCGAAGGGGGCCTTCGTGAGGATCTGATGAGTTCAGTAGTCCCATTAGAGATACGAAATTTTGCTGAGCTGGTTAATAAGTGCAAGTTAGTGGAAAAATGTGCTAAGAAGGTAATTGCCTCTAAAGCAAGTCGTCAAGGATTTCCACCAAGGAACTATAATAGTTACAATTGGCAACCACGAAGGACAAACTTCAAGACCCCTGGTGTTCCACAACGAAGGAACCCACAAGCTGGTAATGCTCCTGCTCGCCCTACGGGTGGAAACGGAGGTAGACCAAGGCAGGATAATGGTAAACGACCTTAA